A stretch of the Poseidonibacter parvus genome encodes the following:
- a CDS encoding LemA family protein, giving the protein MKKIAMILVLVIVLPLVYLIITNYNNVPKLDEDVKEKWSQVQNQYKRRADLIPNLVSTVKGYAAHEKDTFIEVTEARSKVSQMNINADTLNNPAAMQQFTQAQAGLSGALSKLMLVVEKYPDLKANANFMALQSQLEGTENRITVARKDFIASVKKYNIELRTMPGKLVAAIAHPSASVKETFKATQAEQEAPKVQF; this is encoded by the coding sequence ATGAAAAAAATCGCTATGATACTTGTTCTTGTAATTGTATTACCACTTGTATATTTAATCATTACAAACTATAACAATGTACCAAAACTAGACGAAGACGTAAAAGAAAAATGGTCACAAGTTCAAAACCAATATAAAAGAAGAGCAGATTTAATTCCAAATCTTGTATCAACTGTAAAAGGTTATGCAGCTCATGAAAAAGATACTTTTATAGAAGTAACAGAAGCTAGAAGTAAAGTTTCTCAAATGAATATAAATGCTGATACTTTAAATAATCCAGCTGCAATGCAACAATTTACTCAAGCACAAGCAGGACTATCTGGTGCTTTATCAAAATTAATGCTAGTTGTTGAAAAATATCCTGACTTAAAAGCAAATGCTAACTTTATGGCTTTACAATCACAACTTGAAGGAACTGAAAATAGAATTACAGTTGCTAGAAAAGATTTTATAGCATCTGTTAAAAAATATAATATTGAATTAAGAACAATGCCAGGGAAACTTGTAGCTGCAATTGCTCACCCAAGTGCAAGTGTAAAAGAAACATTTAAAGCAACACAAGCAGAACAAGAAGCTCCAAAAGTTCAGTTTTAG